CAGGGCTGATTTTACTAAGTAAAAGGCATGTTAACAAGGCAAATCATTGTTCtttaatttttgcatttcttaATTTTGTATGCTATACTGTTCCAAGAGCAACAGGAGAATTATCTTCTGTGCATGTGTTTATTAAGTCAAGTTGGTGGCTTGGGCTTAGCTAATTAAACTGGTAATGTTTTTCTTTACCTGGCAGAAAAAGTCTTTCAGATTTTAGTATACTGATTCAGTGTGATAAATAAGCTGTGAGTTTAGCATAACCAAATATATCTTGGtcgaatggaaaaaataaatagaataattaGTTCaattgtaataaataaatataaattatgccAATGGTTAATCTGTGATATATCTGTCTAGTGTATTTTGAAGTGCAGGGCATGTATAAAGATTGGTATAGTTTAGAAAGGAACAGTTCATAAAATTTTGCTTAAGAGTTTGCTTTAAGTAAACTTGATGGAAGTGTGGTAGAAAATTTGATATATCACATATAATCTTCTTTTCAATAATCAGCTATAAAATGTTCTATATATGCTAGGCCAAAATCTAGCTGTTTCATTGCTGGGCTTAAACTATAAGCATTTTGGGGGACTCACTGAACCAGCAGTGGGATTCAAACTGTTGGTGTTCTTAGTTCAGCTCTTAGGATCACAGTTGTTTTTTACTGGAGATGGTCAGTTTTCAGTCTCTTATGATACTGGATCTTTCTGTTATTTGGGTTTCTTCTCATTTCCATCTGAAGCACTCTTTCCCAGTGTTCCTATTACACTAGCTCCTGATTCTTGTCCaccttctttcatttcctcagcaTTTTTTGACTGAACCTACTCACACACCCCACTTAAATACTCTGTTCTTCAGTATTCCATCAttggctttcttcttcttttttttttttctagaaactgtttattttctgcaaccttgtttcctttctgtttaagAGTCTGAGGAACAGCCTAGGACCACTCAGTGGTGGTTCCTACCCACTCGGTGGCCTGAGCAGTGGGAGCCGTGGACCAGTCTTCAGTGGCAGGCTGAGCACTCCAGTCTTCAGTGGGGAACTGCTGAATAGGCACGGAGGTCACCTGCACGCCTTCAGACCAGTCTGCGACCTCTGGCTGTGCAGCAGTGAACTCTGGGGCGGTCGCAGTCCATTCACCCTGGAATTCCTCCTTGGTCACGGCCTTTTCAGCAGCAGCCTGCTCTTCCTTTTCAATCTCTTCAGGATCTCTGTAGAAGTAGAGATCAGGCATGACCTCCCACGGGTGTTCACGGGAGATGGTGCCGCGGATGTGCACAACTTCCCGGGCCAGCATCCACATCAGACCCACCGAGTGAGCTCCCTTGTTGTTGCACGGGATGGCAATGTCCACGTAGCGCAGAGGGGAGTCCGTGTTACACAGGGCAATGGTGGGCAGGTTAACGTAGGATGCCTGTGTGAGAGGCTGGTGGTCAGCCCTTGGATCACTGACCACCAGGAGTCTTGGCTCCCGGAAGGCTGCCTGGATCTGGTTAGTAAAGGTTCCAGGTGTGAAGCGGCCGGCAATGGGAGTGGCTCCAGTGGCCGCAGCAAACTTCAGCACAGCTCTCTGGCCAGTGTTCCTGGATGATATGACACTGACATCAGCCGGGTTTTCAATGGCAACAATGGCACGAGCTGCCAGCAGCAGATTCTCCCAGGTTCTCTTCAGATTTATGATGTAGATGCCATCGCTTTTCCTTTTGTAGATGTACTGTTCCATTTGGAAGTCAAGGTTGGTGCCACCTAGGTGGGTTCCTGCTGCAAGGAATTTGAGGACATCTTCCTCGTTCATTTGTAGGATATCAAGGGCTCCGGACATTGTGAAAGTTTCCCTTTAAGTTGCGACGGGACCCCAGAACAACGCCGCATGGACCCCTCGCCAAGCGCGGAAAAGCCCCTCTGATTTCTCATATCATTCACGTAATGGCAACACCCAATATGTGTCTCCAGCATTTGCTCTTTTCTGTGATCTTGATTCATGCATCAGTTACCCTCTTACACAAATGTTCTTATATATTTACTAACATACCATAATCcaaattcattatattttcttgCCCTCGCCATTCCATCTCCATTCCCTCCATTGCCAAACCTTATTCCTTCCTGTATTTTCTATCTTGATTAATGGCAATATCTTATCACCCAAGTTAGAAACTCGGAATTGATCTTCtgttccttcttttcctcccatTCACAATTATTTTGTCTCACTCTATTAGTTTTTCCAGTTCTACTATAACAAATTAACACAAACTGAGttgtttaaaacaacacaaatttaccaTCTTACAATTCTGGAAGTTAAGAGTCCAAAATGGGCCTTACAGGGTCAAAATTAAG
This DNA window, taken from Manis pentadactyla isolate mManPen7 chromosome X, mManPen7.hap1, whole genome shotgun sequence, encodes the following:
- the LOC118913891 gene encoding 40S ribosomal protein SA-like, which translates into the protein MSGALDILQMNEEDVLKFLAAGTHLGGTNLDFQMEQYIYKRKSDGIYIINLKRTWENLLLAARAIVAIENPADVSVISSRNTGQRAVLKFAAATGATPIAGRFTPGTFTNQIQAAFREPRLLVVSDPRADHQPLTQASYVNLPTIALCNTDSPLRYVDIAIPCNNKGAHSVGLMWMLAREVVHIRGTISREHPWEVMPDLYFYRDPEEIEKEEQAAAEKAVTKEEFQGEWTATAPEFTAAQPEVADWSEGVQVTSVPIQQFPTEDWSAQPATEDWSTAPTAQATEWVGTTTEWS